A segment of the Entelurus aequoreus isolate RoL-2023_Sb linkage group LG23, RoL_Eaeq_v1.1, whole genome shotgun sequence genome:
tataccACCTCGGAAAATGAGGGtcgaaaattcatttcagtaggcctttaaaacattgaaCACTGTTTCCAGACTCCAGCCCGTTCCAGTGGGCCTCTGGCCAGCGTATTTGAAGCTGTGAGGGGATTGTCTGTCCTGGTCTAttatcctgtgtggaagttgcttcctagcagatccactgtagacacggcacaagagccaagcgtgcagtttttaacaaagtgTTTAATGCACATAGGTTTTATCAAAGTCTTTCtcccgcagaacgtgacttttcagtcacgtccgtatcctctctccccctctGCTCTCGGCCGCTcactgtcagctgtgtctcgccgtcagcacatgccccgcccccattcgatggtgctcgtcctcagcaccatagacagaggcggtgacctttgctcctgcaggcgcactGACCACACCTCCTTCCACATCCTGTAATTGTGTAATTGTCTGTTTTATAATGTCTTATTCATTTAGTTCTTATTTCTGTCATCGTGGTTTTAAAGTCTTATGTGTCTCACTGTGTTATTTTAAAAACCTGCCTTGGGACTACGGCTGAAAATGAGCATTTATGCTAAGTCCGGCGCATTTACACTCTTTATTCAAGTGTTGATTAATGTGCACTGTCCcaaacagcaactgataataagaaatacactataggggtgtttatcgatcttaaaaaagcatttgacactatagatcaggggtgtccaaactttttctactgagggccgcatacggaaaaattaaagcctgcgggggctattttgatagttttcattttcaaatcataacaaaatatatggatttttttttttttttttacctttagggctcccggggaccataaagggtctaagtcattaaaatgttaaaaacaagtcaaattattattattttttaaaatttaacgcttacagtaaatctctacagtatatcaacttcaggttgatataaaattaaaaaaaccaaaaagattttatgccttttctgtcaagacaactttgttttttataataaaactgaaatatgcaatatttcccccactgcccaaaaccctcagaaagcaatgtttgatgtgaagtaattagagccttaaaaacatcaataattcaagacaccattgatattaattcattgttatttttgagtaatcacagtgaaaagataaataaaatcccaataaatatatttgggatccaaaaggtgccccactcataaagtgatacatttgtattagttttttttttactttcaacacttaagttacgagatcaacttcagatatatctgtcaattttacgcttgaactattattttgtttgttttatgctcttttgtcaaagaaaacgttgatgtttttgtatggcaaccacacaatatatgcaatatttgccacataaaacattttaaaactgaaatatttgaaataattggagccttgagaaggtcaataattcatgataacattgattttttattttttttaagcaatggcaaaaaaagaaaaataaagatagacaaaagaaaaaaacagcctgcatggcagctttgtgtcaacattgcaactttttctagttaatgtttatttttttatttttgcaatagcatttccagaatgtgtggcgggccggtaaacaattagctgtgggccgcaaatggcccccgggccgcactttggacacccctgctatagatcattctatattattgtccaagttgtattcatttggtgtgagaggagtagttttagactggctaagaagttatttagataacagacaagagtttgtggattttgtgggtaatacatctgaacaaatgaggattgaatgtggaattccacaaggttcggttttagCACCAAAAtagtttatttaatatattaatgacatatgtgaggtatcaaagttattgaaacgagtattatttgcggacgacaccaacttttatagttcgggacatgacttaaaagcattatcaaacattattgaacaggaaatgattgaacttaagagatggtttgatgtcaataaattatcattaaatttaaaaaaacaaagttttatgaaaagggaggaaacgatcaaactgtcaatagatggaattgatattgaaagggtttctgaacttagatttttaggagtgatactgcatgatatggaaacctcatattgcacatgtacggaaaaagatgtccaagagtatttttatattaaataaggttaaatatgtgttagatcagtggttctcaaccttttttcagtgatgtaccccctgtgaattttttttaattcaagtaccccctaatcagagcaaagcatttttggttgaaaaaaagagataaagaagtaaaatacagcactatgtcatcactttctgatttagtaaattgtataacagtgcaaaatattgctcatttgtagtggtctttcttgaactatttggaaaaaataaaataaaaataactaaaaacttgttgaaaaataaacaagtgattcaattataaataaagatttctacacatagaagtaatcatcaacttaaagtgccctttttggAGATTGTAAtacagatccatctggattcatgaacttaattataaacatttcttcacaaaaaaagaaatctttaacatcaatatttatggaacatgtccacaaaaaatctagctgtcaacactgaatattgcagtgttgcattgtaatgaatggaatagcctacttgatttgatgttcagtttatgaacttacattcatattttgttgaagtattattcaataaatatatttataaaggatttttgaattgttgctatttttagaatatttaaaaaaaatctcacgtaccccttggcataccttcaagtacccccaggggtacgcgtacctccatttgagaaccactgtgttagattacagagcaatgcgtatattgtattgtgcacttatattgccatgtaTCAgcaactgtgtggaagtgtgggggaacacatataagagtaacataaaggcattgtatcaactacagaaaagagctataaggattattcataaagcagaTTATCTAAAACACACTaactatttattaattcgggtttattgaaactacaggagctagtaaagttacagacagtatgtgttatgtttaaggctaaaagtaaaatattaccagcaaatttacaaaaagtgtttgtcatcacttctgagaatgaagagcgcagaagaaaaggtcatttccaacatcagtattcaaggacaactttaaaacaaatgtgtatatcagtggtgggggttaaactacggaattcccattaaaatgagataaaagattgtagaaatatattccaattgaaaaaatatatataaagacagaacaataagatcatatggacagccgtaaTTGTCTACAttgtgctttatatttattattttacttattttttgtctggttttgtatttgttttgtatcatcactTGAGGTGTATATTCCTTTTTTTGTTCGGttggtacttcatgaagttttgcacttattttattttatttatttttttttttttttgtgttttttgtttgttttcattatatttggatgtatctgtttggtttgtatgcgtgcgaatctgggctatccattaagtaagactacttattatgttgacgggggcaggaaatataagattttcctcATCCTGTTctttctcaagcataggtgtataaatatgtgtttagttgctaaagttgtctattgatcaaaaatgcacatcaatgaaggagataaaaaaaaataaaaatgaatgaatgaattaaattaaataaataaataaaaatcatatttttctttGCCCTACTCCATTTGTTGTTTATTCTtgaaacacctttttaccttccttTCGCTATGTTTTGTGtttggtctgttttttttttttgcgtttgagtgtgtgtgtctgtgtgtgtgtgtctgtgggtgtgtgcgtgcgcAGGTGTCAGTGTCAAGCCGTCCTTCTGCCATAGGTACTAAAAGTGCATTGTTGTTTGGCTGCAGGAATAAAGCTGGCCTACAAAGTCCTTCTATGTCCCTCTGCACCAGAACCTGAACACAACGCAGTGTAGTCGGGCCAAGCACACCAGAACTTAAACGAGCGAGAGGGCGGCGAACGAAAGCAaaaaggaagtggaaacaaaatgaATAAGCACTCGATTATCCGATTATGACATGGCAACCCTTAAAGCATTTGAAACACAACAAGATAGCACAGTAAATAATTTCCctgctaaagaaaaaaaaatctctaagCTTAGATTGTTTTCCTCAATTGCTATTGATTATTTGTAATACAAACATCtcacttttaaatttttttaattttttaaatcaacattaaaaacacaagatacacttacttaagtgcaccaacccaaaaaccctcccttccccatttacactcattctcacTCATTTACAAAAAAGGgtcgtttctttctgttattaatattctggttcctacattatatgtcaatatatatcaatacagtctgcaagggatacagtccgtgaagcacacaggattgtgtgtgctgctggtccactaatagtactaacctttaagagttaattttgattaatttccatgaattactagtttctatgtaactgtttttattttattttaatttcttttttttatctatttaattatttatttttcaaataaaggacattatcttcaccagaccaggttgtcaatgaaattagattgtttaaagcagtggtccccaaccttttcgtagctgcggaccggtcaacgcttgaaaatttgtcccacggactggtgGTCGTGAAAAAGGGCGgggggttatggtatttttttattttatttttgtcataaagaaatacaatcatgtgtgcttacggactgtatccctgcagactgtattgatttatattgatatataatgtatatattgtgttttgtatgttcaattaatttaaaaaaatgaaataaaaaaaaataaagtttttttttttttttttttgtgcggccgcggaccggttggggaccactggtttaaagggttcttaaaaccagatccagtccagattatgtccaggcagCTAAtgtacacaccttcatttatgtacactcaaattagggaacacaacaacagattgcatataatctataaacaaaatgacATTTTCAAAATGAGCatgtatgtacagtccagattatgtcatttatgtacactcaaattagggaacacaacgacAGACAGGCAAACATCTCACTTTCCAGATCCCTccttataatccatccatccattttctaccgcttattcccttcggggtcgcggggggcgctggagcctatctcagctacaatcgggcggaaggcggggtacaccctggacaagtcgccacctcatcgcagggccctcCTTATAATGCttgatgctaatgtcagttaagtCTGGTTCTAGAAAAATTGCTTTGAAATACTTTACCTAATATAAGGATTTTAAAAGCTGACTGGAACCAGCTGTAAAAGAAAGCATAAATGAAAGGATTGAGCATAGAATTTGACAGAGCCAGCCAGGTAAGTCCTTCACCAACTGCCATCGGTACCTGGTTGAAAAGCTgtacacaaatataaatacagaACGGAGTCCAGCAGATGAGGAAAACACTCATAACTATAGTCAGAGTCTTTGTGGCCTTTCTCTCCATCTTACTGACATTTGCTCCTGGTGTTCTACTCGGATAGTTGGTGTTTTGGATGCTGCGAGCCTGGTTCTGTGCTACAAGGAAGATCTTTGCATAGATGCATATCATTATGATCACAGGTATGTAGAAGGAGCAGATGACTCCTACAATATTTGCGATCAAAATATCGACGTAACATTCTTCCCCACACTTTGCATAGTTGAATTCCGCCACCACAAAACCGGCGGCGACGAGAAGTGAAAGAGTCCAACTGAGCAGGATCATGACCGCAACCGCTTGAACAGTGAGCGTGGTTCTGTAAGTCAGAGGTTTACACACCGCGTGATACCTATCTATGGAAATACAGCATAAATGTAGAATAGAAGCAGTGCTCAGGGTCACGTCGATGCTGTTCCGCACTTTGCAAATCACTTCTTCTTGGTAGACACAGTAACTGAGGGTGAATTCAATGCTGAGAGGGAACAATAAAACACCGACAAGTAAGTCGGCCACTGCCAGAGAGAGAATGAGATAGTTAGTGGGAGTGTGGAGCTGCTTGAAATACACCACAGTGATGATTATGAGGAGGTTTCCACATATTATGATGACGGATAATAAGCAAAGAAATATGTTCAGAAGCACACACCCGGAGGAACGTGTTTTTGACGGTGCATCGTACATATCGACTTCATAACAAGGATGTATGACAGCAGTTCTGTTGAAGGTGACCTCTGGTGCCATGTATCTGGGTGCCTGCAAATACACTCAGTTAGTCATAAGCCATATTATTGATATGTCATGAATAGTTCCAGTCTGGCTTACCTTCTTTGCACCAACGTGTTGAAGAATCTTCAATGTGTGTTCCTTAGAAGCATGTGACAATGTGTAGACGTCTTTTATACCACCATGTGTACATATGCATAATATATTCATCTTCATATATATTCATcttcatatagaaacaaaataaatagcgacgattaccccattaatttgagcgaggatgaaagattcgtggatgaggaacgttagagtgaaggactagatgcagtgcaagacatatcttttttcgctttgaccgtaacttaggtacaagttggctcattggattccacactctctcctttttctattgtggatcacggatttgtattttaaaccacctcggaaaaTGAGGGttgaaatttcatttcagtaggcctttaaaacattgaaCACTGTTTCCAGACTCCAGCCCGTTCCAGTGGGCCTCTGGCCAGCGTATTTGAAGCTGTGAGGGGATTGTCTGTCCTGGTCTAttatcctgtgtggaagttgcttcctagcagatccactgtagacacggcacaagagccaagcgtgctgTTTTTAACAAAGTGTTTAATGCACATAGGTTTTATCAAAGTCTTTCtcccgcagaacgtgacttttcagtcacgtccgtatcctctctccccctctGCTCTCGGCCGCTcactgtcagctgtgtctcgccgtcagcacatgccccgcccccattcgatggtgctcgtcctcagcaccatagacagaggcggtgacctttgctcctgcaggcgcactGACCACACCTCCTTCCACATCCTGTAATTGTGTAATTGTCTGTTTTATAATGTCTTATTCATTTAGTTCTTATTTCTGTCATCGTGGTTTTAAAGTCTTATGTGTCTCACTGTGTTATTTTAAAAACCTGCCTTGGGACTACGGCTGAAAATGAGCATTTATGCTAAGTCCGGCGCATTTACACTCTTTATTCAAGTGTTGATTAATGTGCACTGTCCcaaacagcaactgataataagaaatacactataggggtgtttatcgatcttaaaaaagcatttgacactatagatcaggggtgtccaaactttttctactgagggccgcatacggaaaaattaaagcctgcgggggccattttgatagttttcattttgaaatcataagaaaatatatggattttgggtttttttttacctttagggctcccggggaccataaagggtctaagtcattaaaatgttaaaaacaagtcaaattattattattttttaaaatttaacgcttacagtaaatctctacagtatatcaacttcaggttgatataaaattaaaaaaaaaaaaaagattttatgccttttctgtcaagacaactttgttttttataataaaactgaaatatgcagtatttcccccactgcccaaaaccctcagaaagcaatgtttgatgtgaagtaattagagccttaaaaacattaataatgcaagacaccattgatattaattcattgttatttttgagtaatcacagtgaaaagataaataaaatcccaataaatatatttgggatccaaaaggtgcccctcttataaagtgatacatttgtattagtttttttttactttcaacacttaagttacgagatcaacttcagatatatctgtcaattttacgtttgaactattattttgtttgttttatgctcttttgtcaaagaaaacgttgatgtttttgtatggcaaccacacaatatatgcaatatttgccacataaaacattttaaaactgaaatatttgaaataattggagccttgagaaggtcaataattcattataacattgattttttattttttttaagcaatggcaaaaaaagaaaaagaaagatagacaaaagaaaaaaacagcctgcatggcagctttgtgtcaacattgcaactttttctagttaatgtttattttttatttttgcaatagcatttccagaatgtgtggcgggccggtaaacaattagctgtgggccgcaaatggcccccgggccgcactttggacacccctgctatagatcattctatattattgtccaagttgtattcatttggtgtgagaggagtagttttagactggctaagaagttatttagataacagacaagagtttgtggattttgtgggtaatacatctgaacaaatgaggattgaatgtggaattccacaaggttcggttttagCACCAAAATAGTTTATTTGATATATTAATgacatatgtgaggtatcaaagttattgaaacgagtattatttgcggacgacaccaacttttatagttcgggacatgacttaaaagcattatcaaacattattgaacaggaaatgattgaacttaagagatggtttgatgtcaataaattatcattaaatttaaaaaaacaaagttttatgaaaagggaggaaacgatcaaactgtcaatagatggaattgatattgaaagggtttctgaacttagatttttaggagtgatactgcatgatatggaaacctcatattgcacatgtacggaaaaagatgtccaagagtatttttatattaaataaggttaaatatgtgttagatcagtggttctcaacctctaatcagtgatgtaccccctgtgaattttttttaaattcaagtaccccctaatcagagcaaagcatttttggttgaaaaaaagagataaagaagtaaaatacagcactatgtcatcagtttctgatttagtaaattgtataacagtgcaaaatattgctcatttgtagtggtctttcttgaactatttggaaaaaaatatataaaaataactaaaaacttgttgaaaaataaacaagtgattcaattataaataaagatttctacacatagaagtaatcatcaacttaaagtgccctttttggggattgtaatacagatccatctggattcatgaacttaattctaaacatttcttcacaaaaaaagaaatctttaacatcaatatttatggaacatgtccacaaacaatctagctgtcaacactgaatattgcagtgttgcattgtaatgaatggaatagcctacttgatttgatgttcagtttatgaacttacattcatattttgttgaagtattattcaataaatatatttataaaggatttttgaattgttgctatttttagaatattttaaaaaaatctcacgtaccccttggcataccttcaagtacccccaggggtacgcgtacccccatttgagaaccactgtgttagattacagggcaatgcgtatattgtattgtgcacttatattgccatgtaTCAGCaagtgtgtggaagtgtgggggaacacatataagagtaacataaaggcattgtatcaactacagaaaagagctataaggattattcataaagcagaTTATCTAAAACACACTaactatttattaattcgggtttattgaaactacaggagctagtaaagttacagacagtatgtgttatgtttaaggctaaaagtaaaatattaccagcaaatttacaaaaagtgtttgtcatcacttctgagaatgaagagcgcagaagaaaaggtcatttccaacatcagtattcaaggacaactttaaaacaaatgtgtatatcaggggtgggggttaaactacggaattcccattaaaatgagataaaagattgtagaaatatattccaattgaaaaaatatatataaagacagaacaataagatcatatggacagccgtaaTTGTCTACAttgtgctttatatttattattttacttattttttgtctggtttggtatttgttttgtatcatcccttgaggtgtatattcctttttttgttcggttggtacttcatgaagttttgcacttattttattttatttatttttttttttttgtgtgttttttgtttgttttcattatatttggatgtatctgtttggtttgtatgcgtgcgaatctgggctatccattaagtaagactacttattatgttgaagggggcaggaaatataagattttcctcATCCTGTTctttctcaagcataggtgtataaatatgtgtttagttgctaaagttgtctattgatcaaaaatgcacatcaatgaaggagataaaaaataaataaatgaatgaattaattaaattaaataaataaataaaaatcatatttttctttGCCCTACTCCATTTGTTGTTTATTCTtgaaacacctttttaccttccttTCGCTATGTTTTGTGtttggtctgttttttttttttttgcgtttgagtgtgtgtgtctgtgtgtgtgtgtctgtgtgtgtgtgtctgtgggtgtgtgcgtgcgcAGGTGTCAGTGTCAAGCCGTCCTTCTGCCATAGGTACTAAAAGTGCATTGTTGTTTGGCTGCAGGAATAAAGCTGGCCTACAAAGTCCTTCTATGTCCCTCTGCACCAGAACCTGAACACAACGCAGTGTAGTCGGGCCAAGCACACCAGAACTTAAACGAGCGAGAGGGCGGCGAACGAAAGCAaaaaggaagtggaaacaaaatgaATAAGCACTCGATTATCCGATTATGACATGGCAACCCTTAAAGCATTTGAAACACAACAAGATAGCACAGTAAATAATTTCCctgctaaagaaaaaaaaatctctaagCTTAGATTGTtttcctcaatttttttttttttttttttgtcataaagaaaaacaatcatgtgtgcttacggactgtatccctgcagactgtattgatttatattgatatataatgtatatattgtgttttgtatgttcaattaattttaaaaaatgaaataaaaataaataaataaggtttttttttttttttttttgtgcggccgcggaccggtaccgggcccggtggttggggaccgctggtttaaagggttcttaaaaccaggtccagtccagattatgtccaggcagCTAAcgtacacaccttcatttatgtacactcaaattagggaacacaacaacagattgcatataatctataaacaaaatgacATTTTCCAAATGAGCatgtatgtacagtccagattatgtcatttatgtacactcaaattagggaacacaacgacAGACAGGCAAACATCTCACTTTCCGGATCCCTCCTTATAATGCttgatgctaatgtcagttaagtCTGGTTGTAGAAAAATTGCTTTGAAATACTTTACCTAATATAAGGATTTTAAAAG
Coding sequences within it:
- the LOC133640906 gene encoding trace amine-associated receptor 1-like, yielding MAPEVTFNRTAVIHPCYEVDMYDAPSKTRSSGCVLLNIFLCLLSVIIICGNLLIIITVVYFKQLHTPTNYLILSLAVADLLVGVLLFPLSIEFTLSYCVYQEEVICKVRNSIDVTLSTASILHLCCISIDRYHAVCKPLTYRTTLTVQAVAVMILLSWTLSLLVAAGFVVAEFNYAKCGEECYVDILIANIVGVICSFYIPVIIMICIYAKIFLVAQNQARSIQNTNYPSRTPGANVSKMERKATKTLTIVMSVFLICWTPFCIYICVQLFNQVPMAVGEGLTWLALSNSMLNPFIYAFFYSWFQSAFKILILGKVFQSNFSRTRLN